The following coding sequences are from one Eucalyptus grandis isolate ANBG69807.140 chromosome 11, ASM1654582v1, whole genome shotgun sequence window:
- the LOC120289586 gene encoding rust resistance kinase Lr10-like, with protein MAMDKNIEEFLQAHNNFLLVRYSYSNIKKITSNFKYKLGEGGYGSVFKGTLRSGNEVAIKILKHSKAHGQDFISEVATIGRIHHVNVVQLIGFCFEDSKQALVYDLMPNRSLDKHIFTEKGNKFLDYGKIYEIALGVARGIEYLHRGCDMQILHFDIKPHNILLDKNFTPKVSDFGLAKLYPTNHSIVSLTTIRGTLGYMAPELFYRNIGGISYKADVYSFGKLLMEMASRRKNINANVEHSSQIYFPLWVYDQLNEGKIVELEEVVDEERNVIQKMILVALW; from the coding sequence ATGGCAATGGACAAGAACATCGAAGAATTTTTGCAAGCTCATAACAACTTTTTGCTCGTAAGGTACTCCTACTCAAATATTAAGAAGATCACTAGCAATTTTAAGTATAAACTGGGTGAAGGGGGGTATGGTTCTGTCTTCAAAGGAACACTTAGAAGTGGAAATGAAGTGGCCATCAAGATTTTGAAGCATTCCAAGGCCcatggccaagattttatcagtGAAGTGGCTACTATTGGAAGAATTCACCATGTTAATGTAGTGCAACTCATCGGTTTTTGCTTTGAAGACTCGAAACAAGCTCTCGTATATGATCTTATGCCAAATCGATCCTTGGATAAGCACATTTTCACGGAGAAAGGTAACAAGTTTCTTGATTATGGGAAAATATATGAGATTGCTCTTGGGGTGGCAAGAGGGATTGAATACTTACATCGTGGGTGTGATATGCAAATATTACACTTTGATATCAAACCTCACAACATTCTTTTAGACAAGAATTTCACTCCAAAAGTTTCTGATTTTGGTCTTGCAAAACTTTATCCCACCAATCATAGCATTGTCTCATTGACTACTATAAGAGGAACCTTGGGATATATGGCGCCTGAATTGTTCTACAGAAATATTGGTGGTATATCTTATAAAGCCGACGTCTACAGTTTTGGGAAGTTGCTCATGGAAATGGCAAGTAGAAGGAAGAATATAAATGCCAATGTAGAACActcaagccaaatttattttccgttGTGGGTGTACGACCAACTCAATGAAGGAAAAATTGTTGAATTGGAAGAAGTTGTAGATGAGGAAAGGAATGTGATACAAAAGATGATACTAGTTGCACTTTGGTGA